The following coding sequences are from one Stigmatopora nigra isolate UIUO_SnigA chromosome 10, RoL_Snig_1.1, whole genome shotgun sequence window:
- the chd5 gene encoding chromodomain-helicase-DNA-binding protein 5 isoform X1: MPGSLSNEDEARDDMDFDDEMPDEEPVRTALPLASIGSFFSDDDDSLKQQKKKKSKKMKEDKVAKVKKRKKEGIQMSVDSDQDRGSEVDEEAGRPERGSGSESSIFGPTKKKKKKPREKKERKPKKKKRDEEDDDDDEDDGGMKEPKSSSQLMQEWGLEDVQYGFSEDDYKTITNYKAFSQFLRPLIAKKNPKIPMSKMMTVLGAKWREFSANNPFKGASATAVAAAVAAAVETVTVAPPACVGQLGAQLGPVKKAKTKEGKGPGARKRSKSAKDGKKKVKPKKTKSKSGQSGKKKKASSSEEDFLDESDFDDVGLLGASVLCDPSGAPVAPKKKARRGHKKRKKEDGDGYETDHQDYCEVCQQGGEIILCDTCPRAYHLVCLEPELEKAPEGKWSCPHCEKEGIQWEAKDEEDEDEEEAAGEEEDDHMEFCRVCKDGGELLCCDTCPSSYHIHCLNPPLPEIPNGEWLCPRCMCPPLKGKVQKIMHWMWGEAPLPAEVPPVVDGLPPVDPMGKPPLKGHPEREFLVKWAGLSYWHCSWVSELQLELYHTVMYRNYQRKNDMDEPPPYDYGSGEEELNSDKRKSKDPQYAAMEERFYRYGIKPEWMVIHRVLNHSFDKDGDVHYLIKWRDLPYDQCTWEVDDFDLPEYNNHKVAYWDHREQILGEDQRPPSASKGNQRNDERPKREIPPDAPIIDPTIKFEHQPWYINATGGTLHPYQLEGLNWLRFSWAQGTDTILADEMGLGKTVQTIVFLYSLYKEGHSKGPFLVSAPLSTIINWEREFEMWAPDFYVLTYTGDKDSRAIIRENEFTYEDSAVKLGRKAFRMKKDTPIKFHVLLTSYELITIDQAILGSIGWACLVVDEAHRLKNNQSKFFRILNGYKIYYKLLLTGTPLQNNLEELFHLLNFLTPDRFNNLEGFLEEFADISKEDQIKKLHDLLGPHMLRRLKADVFKNMPAKTELIVRVELSPMQKKYYKFILTRNFEALNSKGGGNQVSLLNIMMDLKKCCNHPYLFPVAAVEAPVLPNGSYDGSQLVKSSGKLTLLQKMLKKLKDQGHRVLIFSQMTKMLDLLEDFLEFEGYKYERIDGGITGGLRQEAIDRFNAPGAQQFCFLLSTRAGGLGINLASADTVVIYDSDWNPHNDIQAFSRAHRIGQNRKVMIYRFVTRGSVEERITQVAKRKMMLTHLVVRPGLGSKTGSMSKQELDDILKFGTEELFKDEMEAARNMGGEGRTRRTGKANSSASFCPPGDAKDGEEGNVIHYDDDAISKLLDRSQDATEDTEIQNMNEYLSSFKVAQYVVKEEDGEEEVEREIIKQEENVDPDYWEKLLRHHYEQQQEDLARNLGKGKRIRKQVNYNDTTQEDQEWQDDVSDNQSEYSAGSEDEDEDFEERPEGGRRHSRRHLRNDKDKPLPPLLARVGGSIEVLGFNARQRKAFLNAIMRWGMPPQDAFTSHWIVRDLRGKSEREFRAYVSLFMRHLCEPGADGAETFADGVPREGLSRQHVLTRIGVMSLVRKKVQEFEHVNGKLSSPDLIPIGMELKKLTESVSSDPNTPLQASPLATRPGTPNPPERTEGPAEDRDAAESDGKKLPERDAVQNRQAETTNPRGDQEETVRREEKEGGDGEEAKGMACEEKATGDDEGDKQEDRASGRDSPKSQKQPEKTSEGREGDEKAGKAADIKSEDAVLAAVAVPDTRLNGDQDPPEDVEEPKKEEKIGFKTKFMFNIADGGFTELHTLWQTEERAALSSGKMAEIWHRRHDYWLLAGIVTHGYARWQDIQNDPRYAILNEPFKTEMHKGNYLEMKNKFLARRFKLLEQALVIEEQLRRAAYLNMSQDPGHPAMALNTRFTEVECLAESHQHLSKESLGGNKPANAVLHKVLNQLEELLSDMKADVTRLPNMLSRIPPVSARLQMSERSILSRLTSRGAEPPPQQTFSQGGFACSQMYGSTFGGAFRGAGGQPMVNYSQMPLGPYVSVSNGPPSSHLDKKTFESLRDAATPDLKSSKASDVICIED; this comes from the exons ATGCCCGGGTCGCTGAGCAATGAAGACGAGGCGCGGGACGACATGGATTTTGACGACGAGATGCCAg ACGAGGAGCCCGTGCGAACGGCGCTGCCCCTGGCGTCCATCGGTAGCTTCTTCTCGGACGATGACGACTCCCTCAagcagcagaagaagaagaagagcaagAAAATGAAGGAGGACAAGGTCGCCAAGGTCAAGAAGCGGAAAAAGGAG GGCATCCAAATGAGCGTGGATAGCGACCAGGACCGAGGGTCCGAGGTGGACGAGGAGGCGGGGCGTCCCGAGCGGGGGTCCGGCAGCGAGAGCAGCATTTTCGGACCcaccaagaaaaagaagaagaagcccagggagaagaaagagaggaagcccaagaagaaaaaacgagacgaggaggatgacgacgatgatgaagatgacgGGGGCATGAAG GAACCCAAGTCCTCGAGCCAGTTGATGCAGGAATGGGGCCTGGAGGACGTCCAGTACGGTTTCTCCGAGGACGACTACAAGACCATCACCAACTACAAAGCATTCAGCCAGTTCCTCAG GCCTCTCATCGCCAAGAAGAACCCCAAGATCCCCATGTCCAAGATGATGACGGTTTTGGGGGCCAAGTGGCGCGAGTTCAGCGCAAATAACCCCTTCAAGGGGGCGTCGGCAACGGCGGTGGCGgctgccgtcgccgccgccgtagAAACGGTGACGGTGGCGCCCCCTGCCTGCGTGGGACAACTGGGGGCTCAGCTAGGGCCCGTCAAGAAAGCCAAAACCAAAGAGGGGAAAG GACCCGGCGCTCGAAAACGAAGCAAAAGCGCCAAAGACGGCAAGAAGAAGGTCAAGCCCAAGAAGACCAAATCCAAGTCGGGCCAAAGcgggaagaaaaagaaagcatCCTCG AGCGAGGAAGACTTCCTGGATGAGTCGGACTTTGACGACGTGGGTCTCCTCGGCGCCTCGGTGCTTTGCGACCCCTCCGGCGCCCCCGTCGCACCCAAGAAAAAGGCCAGACGCGGgcacaaaaagaggaaaa AGGAGGACGGCGACGGCTACGAGACGGACCACCAGGACTATTGCGAGGTCTGCCAGCAGGGCGGCGAGATTATCCTTTGCGACACATGTCCACGGGCGTACCACTTGGTGTGCCTGGAACCCGAGCTGGAGAAGGCCCCCGAGGGGAAATGGAGCTGTCCACACTGT GAGAAGGAAGGCATCCAATGGGAAGCCAAAGACGAAGAAGACGAGGACGAAGAAGAGGCGGCGGGCGAGGAAGAGGACGACCACATGGAATTTTGTCGAGTGTGCAAGGACGGCGGCGAATTACTGTGTTGCGACACTTGCCCGTCTTCTTACCACATTCACTGCCTCAACCCGCCATTGCCCGAGATACCCAACGGCGAATGGTTATGTCCACGTTGCATG tgCCCACCTTTAAAAGGCAAAGTGCAAAAAATCATGCACTGGATGTGGGGTGAGGCCCCATTACCGGCCGAGGTGCCCCCAGTTGTGGACGGGCTGCCCCCCGTGGACCCCATGGGAAAACCACCCCTTAAAGGCCACCCTGAGAGGGAGTTCTTGGTCAAGTGGGCTGGACTATCCTACTGGCATTGCTCCTGGGTCAGCGAGCTCCAG TTGGAACTGTACCACACGGTGATGTACCGCAACTACCAGCGCAAAAACGACATGGACGAACCGCCGCCCTACGACTACGGCTCGGGGGAGGAGGAGCTTAACAGCGATAAGCGCAAAAGCAAAGACCCCCAGTACGCCGCCATGGAGGAGCGCTTCTACAGATACGGCATCAAACCCGAGTGGATGGTTATCCACCGGGTGCTTAACCACAG TTTCGACAAAGATGGCGACGTGCACTACTTGATCAAATGGAGGGACCTTCCTTACGACCAGTGCACTTGGGAAGTGGACGACTTTGACCTCCCAGAATACAACAACCACAAAGTGGCCTACTGGGATCACAG GGAACAAATCCTAGGTGAGGACCAGCGCCCCCCGTCGGCGTCAAAAGGAAATCAGCGAAATGACGAACGCCCAAAGAGGGAGATCCCCCCAGACGCCCCCATTATCGAC CCAACCATCAAGTTCGAGCACCAGCCGTGGTACATCAACGCCACGGGAGGAACGCTACACCCGTACCAGCTGGAGGGTCTCAACTGGTTACGCTTCTCCTGGGCTCAAGGAACCGACACCATCTTGGCCGACGAGATGGGTCTGGGCAAGACGGTGCAGACCATCGTCTTCCTCTACTCGCTCTACAAAGAG GGTCACTCCAAGGGTCCTTTCCTGGTCAGCGCACCTTTGTCCACCATCATCAACTGGGAACGCGAGTTTGAAATGTGGGCCCCCGACTTCTACGTGTTGACGTACACGGGGGACAAGGACAGCCGCGCCATCATCCGGGAAAACGAGTTCACCTACGAGGACAGCGCCGTCAAGTTGGGACGCAAAGCTTTTCGCATGAAG AAAGACACGCCCATCAAGTTCCACGTCCTCCTGACCTCCTACGAGTTGATTACCATCGATCAAGCCATCTTGGGGTCCATCGGGTGGGCTTGCCTGGTGGTGGACGAAGCTCATAGGCTGAAGAACAACCAGTCCAAG TTTTTCAGGATTCTGAACGGCTATAAGATCTACTACAAGTTACTGTTGACCGGAACACCGCTTCAGAACAACCTGGAGGAGCTCTTCCACCTGTTGAACTTTCTCACCCCGGACCGCTTCAA TAACCTGGAGGGTTTCCTGGAGGAGTTTGCAGACATTTCCAAGGAAGACCAGATCAAGAAACTCCATGACCTCCTAGGTCCTCACATGCTCCGGAGACTCAAGGCCGACGTCTTCAAAAACATGCCTGCCAAGACGGAACTCATTGTTCGGGTGGAACTCAGTCCCATGCAGAA GAAATACTACAAGTTCATCTTGACACGAAACTTTGAGGCTCTCAACTCCAAAGGGGGCGGCAACCAAGTTTCCCTGCTCAACATCATGATGGACCTGAAGAAGTGCTGCAACCACCCCTACCTTTTCCCCGTGGCTGCCGTG GAGGCTCCGGTTTTACCCAACGGCTCGTATGACGGTAGCCAACTGGTCAAGTCTTCGGGAAAACTGACCCTGCTGCAGAAAATGCTGAAGAAACTCAAGGACCAAGGTCATAGGGTTCTCATTTTTTCACAG ATGACGAAAATGCTGGATCTTCTAGAGGACTTTCTAGAGTTCGAGGGTTACAAATATGAACGGATAGACGGCGGTATCACAGGAGGTCTGAGACAAGAAGCCATCGACCGCTTTAATG CCCCTGGCGCTCAGCAGTTCtgcttcctgctctcaacccGGGCCGGAGGTCTGGGAATCAACCTAGCCAGTGCCGACACCGTGGTCATCTACGACTCGGACTGGAATCCTCACAACGACATCCAA GCTTTTAGCCGAGCCCACCGCATCGGGCAGAACCGGAAGGTGATGATCTATCGCTTCGTGACTCGGGGATCGGTAGAGGAGAGGATTACCCAAGTGGCCAAGAGGAAGATGATGCTCACCCACTTGGTAGTCCGGCCCGGTCTGGGATCCAAAACGGGCTCCATGTCCAAGCAAGAGCTGGACGACATCCTCAAGTTTGGGACAGAGGAGCTGTTCAAGGACGAGATGGAGGCGGCTCGCAACATGGGGGGTGAGGGACGCACCCGGAGGACTGGAAAAGCCAACTCCTCGGCGTCCTTCTGCCCGCCAGGCGACGCCAAAGACGGCGAGGAAGGCAACGTGATCCACTACGATGACGACGCCATTTCCAAACTGTTGGACCGTAGCCAAGACGCCACAGAAGACACGGAGATCCAGAACATGAACGAGTACCTCAGTTCCTTCAAGGTGGCCCAGTACGTTGTCAAAGAGGAAGACGGAGAG GAGGAAGTGGAGCGCGAGATCATCAAGCAGGAGGAGAACGTGGACCCGGACTATTGGGAGAAGCTTCTGCGGCACCACTACGAGCAGCAGCAGGAGGATTTGGCGCGAAACCTGGGCAAGGGCAAGCGCATACGCAAGCAAGTCAACTACAACGACACCACCCAGGAGGACCAAG AGTGGCAGGACGATGTTTCAGACAACCAGTCGGAGTACTCGGCGGGGTCcgaggacgaggacgaagaTTTCGAGGAGCGGCCGGAAG GTGGGCGTCGACATTCACGGCGCCATCTGAGGAATGACAAAGATAAGCCATTGCCCCCCCTGTTGGCCAGAGTCGGCGGCAGCATCGAG GTGCTCGGGTTCAACGCCCGGCAGAGGAAAGCCTTCCTGAACGCCATCATGCGCTGGGGCATGCCCCCCCAGGACGCCTTCACGTCCCACTGGATCGTGCGAGACCTCCGAGGGAAGAGCGAGCGCGAGTTCAG GGCTTATGTGTCGCTGTTCATGAGACACCTGTGCGAACCCGGCGCCGACGGAGCCGAGACGTTCGCCGACGGCGTGCCGCGCGAGGGGTTGTCACGCCAGCACGTGCTCACCAGAATCGGGGTCATGTCACTGGTCAGGAAAAAG GTGCAAGAGTTTGAGCACGTGAATGGCAAGCTGAGCTCACCAGACTTGATCCCCATCGGCATGGAGCTAAAGAAGCTGACTGAAAGTGTCTCATCGGACCCCAACACCCCGCTTCAGGCCAGCCCGCTAGCCACGCGGCCCGGAACGCCAAACCCGCCCG AGAGGACCGAGGGTCCCGCGGAGGACCGAGACGCGGCCGAATCAGACGGCAAGAAGTTGCCGGAGCGGGACGCCGTTCAGAACCGACAGGCGGAAACTACGAACCCGCGGGGAGACCAAGAGGAAACAGTTCGACGCGAGGAGAAGGAAGGGGGCGACGGTGAGGAGGCCAAGGGCATGGCGTGCGAGGAAAAAGCCACGGGGGATGACGAGGGGGACAAACAGGAAGACAGGGCGAGTGGGCGGGACTCGCCCAAAAGCCAGAAGCAGCCCGAAAAGACATCAGAAGGACGGGAGGGCGATGAGAAGGCCGGCAAAGCGG CTGATATTAAAAGCGAGGACGCCGTCCTCGCCGCCGTTGCCGTCCCGGACACCCGACTAAACGGCGATCAAGACCCGCCGGAAGATGTGGAGGAGCCCAAAAAGGAGGAGAAGATCGGGTTCAAAACCAAGTTCATGTTCAACATCGCCGACGGCGGCTTCACAG AGTTACACACGCTTTGGCAGACGGAAGAACGAGCGGCGCTGTCGTCCGGCAAGATGGCGGAGATCTGGCATCGCCGCCACGACTACTGGCTTCTAGCGGGGATCGTCAC TCACGGTTACGCGCGTTGGCAGGACATTCAAAACGACCCTCGCTACGCCATCCTCAACGAGCCCTTCAAGACGGAGATGCACAAAGGCAACTATTTGGAGATGAAGAACAAATTCCTGGCCAGACGCTTCAAG TTACTGGAGCAGGCGCTGGTCATCGAGGAGCAGCTCCGGCGCGCCGCCTACCTCAACATGAGTCAGGACCCCGGGCACCCCGCCATGGCGCTCAACACCCGCTTCACCGAGGTGGAGTGCCTGGCCGAGTCCCACCAGCACCTCTCCAAAGAGTCGCTGGGCGGCAACAAACCCGCCAACGCCGTCTTACATAAAG TCCTGAACCAGTTGGAGGAACTCCTCAGCGACATGAAGGCCGACGTGACCCGACTCCCCAACATGCTATCGCGAATCCCGCCCGTTTCGGCCCGCCTGCAGATGTCCGAGCGCAGTATTTTGAGCCGGCTGACCAGTCGGGGTGCCGAACCTCCGCCACAGCAG ACTTTCAGCCAAGGAGGTTTCGCCTGCTCCCAGATGTACGGAAGCACCTTTGGCGGTGCGTTCAGGGGTGCCGGAGGCCAGCCCATGGTCAATTACAGTCAGATGCCTCTGGGGCCGTACGTCAGTG TTTCCAACGGTCCCCCCAGCAGCCACTTGGACAAGAAGACGTTCGAGTCCCTGCGAGACGCCGCCACGCCCGACCTCAAGTCCTCAAAGGCCAGCGACGTGATCTGCATCGAGGACTGA